One window of Thermacetogenium phaeum DSM 12270 genomic DNA carries:
- the trpE gene encoding anthranilate synthase component I: MVFPGRDEYLQLAASYGMVPVWEELPLDLETPVSLFQKVVTGDYAYLLESVTGGEQVARYSFIGYDPFLILRAKGDRIEIIRDNDGSEERGEPLQRLGELLEGLKVPPLPGKPRFFGGAVGYLGYDLVRHFERLPEQAVDDLKFPDCFFLLAKTVLIYDHVRRSLMIASFLPCGEDPAAAYEESVAIIERVVERIGIPLPTKELPDRPSDGRPPCGVNFDDEQANITRQEFLEKVRRAKEYIRKGDIFQVVLSLRFRRPAGDDPFLAYRMLRNLNPSPYMFYLKCGDLILVGSSPEMLVRCENGIVETHPIAGTRPRGEDAAADEALARELEGDPKERAEHVMLVDLGRNDLGRVCEYGSVAVTRFMENERYSHVMHLVSEVRGKLAAGRAARDALIACFPAGTVSGAPKVRAMEIIEELEPTRRGPYAGAVGYFSFNGNLDTCIAIRTIAIKDGWAYVQSGAGIVADSNPEQEYRECVNKAGALLHVLELAGKEGRL, translated from the coding sequence ATGGTTTTTCCCGGGAGGGATGAATACCTGCAGCTGGCGGCCAGCTACGGGATGGTGCCGGTCTGGGAGGAACTGCCTCTCGACCTGGAAACCCCTGTTTCCCTTTTCCAAAAGGTGGTGACGGGGGACTATGCCTACCTTTTGGAGAGCGTTACCGGTGGTGAGCAGGTCGCCCGCTATTCCTTTATCGGTTATGACCCCTTCCTTATTCTCCGGGCGAAGGGTGACCGGATAGAGATTATTCGGGATAATGACGGGTCGGAGGAGAGGGGGGAACCCCTGCAAAGGTTGGGGGAGTTGCTGGAGGGCCTGAAGGTTCCCCCCCTGCCCGGTAAGCCGCGTTTTTTCGGGGGAGCCGTCGGTTATCTGGGGTATGATCTGGTGCGCCATTTCGAACGCCTGCCGGAGCAGGCCGTGGACGACCTGAAGTTTCCCGACTGTTTTTTCCTGCTGGCAAAAACCGTGCTCATCTACGACCACGTCAGGCGTTCCCTGATGATAGCCTCTTTCCTTCCCTGCGGGGAGGACCCTGCCGCTGCCTATGAAGAGTCTGTTGCTATCATCGAGAGGGTCGTAGAGAGGATCGGGATTCCCCTGCCTACTAAAGAGCTCCCGGACCGCCCTTCGGACGGCCGGCCCCCTTGCGGGGTGAATTTCGACGATGAACAGGCCAACATCACCCGCCAGGAATTCCTGGAAAAGGTGCGTCGGGCGAAGGAGTACATCAGGAAAGGTGACATCTTCCAGGTGGTCCTGTCTCTGCGCTTCAGGCGCCCCGCCGGGGATGATCCTTTTCTCGCCTACCGGATGCTGCGGAATCTCAACCCCTCCCCTTACATGTTTTACCTGAAGTGCGGCGACCTGATACTTGTCGGCTCTTCACCGGAGATGCTCGTCAGGTGTGAGAACGGCATTGTCGAGACCCATCCCATCGCCGGCACCCGCCCGCGGGGGGAAGACGCGGCTGCCGATGAGGCCCTGGCCCGGGAGCTTGAGGGGGATCCTAAAGAGCGGGCGGAGCACGTAATGCTGGTGGATCTCGGAAGAAACGACCTCGGACGGGTCTGTGAGTACGGTTCGGTGGCGGTTACCAGGTTTATGGAGAACGAGCGCTACTCGCATGTGATGCACCTGGTTTCCGAGGTGAGGGGGAAGCTCGCCGCAGGTCGGGCGGCCCGGGACGCCCTGATAGCCTGCTTCCCCGCCGGAACGGTTTCCGGAGCCCCGAAGGTGCGGGCGATGGAGATCATCGAGGAGCTGGAACCAACCAGGAGGGGGCCTTACGCCGGCGCGGTGGGCTATTTCAGTTTCAACGGGAACCTGGATACCTGTATTGCCATCAGGACGATCGCGATCAAGGACGGGTGGGCGTACGTGCAGTCCGGAGCGGGGATCGTCGCCGATTCCAACCCGGAACAGGAGTACCGGGAATGTGTGAACAAGGCCGGAGCGCTTCTCCATGTATTGGAACTTGCCGGAAAGGAGGGAAGGTTGTGA
- a CDS encoding DedA family protein yields MADLFLELALKVTGFIASLGYWGIGILMAVESCNVPIPSEIILPFGGYLVSTGELHFFPAALAGATGGTAGSVLSYYIGLWGGRPFLFRYGKYCGLTPARLNRAESWFLRYGDAAVFFSRLLPGIRTFISLPAGAARMKMLPFLIYTFMGSLIWSLALTYCGYLLGENWELVRTWFHRFDLILLAGVVLLVAWYIWKRRR; encoded by the coding sequence ATGGCAGACTTATTTTTGGAACTGGCGTTAAAAGTGACCGGTTTTATCGCTTCTCTCGGTTACTGGGGGATAGGGATTTTGATGGCTGTTGAAAGCTGCAATGTGCCCATCCCCAGCGAGATTATCCTCCCCTTCGGAGGCTACCTCGTCTCTACCGGGGAGCTGCATTTCTTTCCCGCCGCCCTGGCCGGGGCCACAGGTGGCACCGCCGGTTCGGTGCTCTCTTACTACATCGGTCTCTGGGGCGGACGGCCGTTTCTCTTCCGCTACGGCAAGTACTGCGGCCTGACCCCGGCGCGGCTGAACAGGGCGGAAAGCTGGTTTCTCCGTTACGGGGATGCAGCCGTCTTTTTCTCCCGCCTGCTCCCGGGGATCCGCACCTTTATCTCCCTTCCCGCTGGGGCGGCGCGCATGAAAATGCTCCCTTTTCTGATCTACACCTTCATGGGATCGCTCATCTGGTCGCTTGCCCTCACTTACTGCGGCTACCTGCTGGGGGAAAACTGGGAACTGGTGCGTACCTGGTTCCACCGCTTCGACCTGATTCTGCTGGCCGGGGTCGTTCTGCTGGTGGCCTGGTACATCTGGAAGAGGCGCAGATAG
- a CDS encoding metallophosphoesterase gives MGKRKNRPGRLLVSGVIILIITLLCFIDNELIGVSRYDVEIGGLPRSFVGFKILHLSDLHGKEFGSGNRRLLKIIERENPDIIVATGDMIDSIGDDGSSFLNLLKGINGRYPVYFSLGNHEQAVRVRDQRQDTEVFREFIKQIREAGGIVLDNERAEIKKEDGSLHLYGLTSMLYHYTGSDTAYWEGSDLKADFLVAELGRPSGEGIDLLLAHNPKYFAEYARWGADIVLAGHVHGGIVRLPFLGGIFSPDRTLFPEYQAGIYKRGDAVMLVSRGLGSSVIPLRLFNRPEVVVITLK, from the coding sequence TTGGGAAAGAGGAAGAACAGACCTGGGAGACTGCTTGTTTCAGGTGTAATAATACTTATTATAACGTTATTATGCTTTATTGATAACGAACTGATCGGGGTCAGCCGGTATGATGTGGAGATCGGCGGTCTTCCCCGGTCATTCGTAGGATTTAAAATCCTCCATCTGAGTGATCTTCACGGAAAAGAGTTCGGCAGTGGCAACCGAAGGCTGCTGAAGATAATCGAACGGGAAAACCCCGACATTATCGTCGCCACGGGAGATATGATCGACTCTATCGGAGATGATGGGAGTTCCTTTCTCAATCTGCTCAAAGGAATCAACGGCCGATACCCCGTCTACTTTTCCCTGGGTAATCACGAGCAGGCTGTCAGGGTTCGCGATCAACGGCAGGATACGGAGGTTTTCCGTGAATTTATAAAACAGATTCGGGAAGCCGGAGGTATTGTTCTGGACAACGAGAGAGCGGAAATCAAGAAGGAGGACGGCTCTCTTCACCTTTATGGTTTGACATCAATGCTTTACCACTATACGGGCAGTGATACAGCTTATTGGGAAGGTTCAGATCTGAAGGCGGATTTTTTGGTTGCTGAACTGGGCAGGCCGTCCGGAGAGGGGATCGATCTTCTTCTGGCGCATAATCCCAAGTATTTTGCTGAGTATGCCCGATGGGGCGCGGATATTGTTTTGGCAGGGCATGTCCACGGCGGTATTGTCAGATTGCCCTTTTTGGGGGGGATCTTCTCTCCCGATAGAACCCTTTTCCCGGAGTACCAGGCGGGGATCTACAAGCGGGGAGATGCGGTAATGCTGGTGAGCCGGGGTTTGGGGAGCTCTGTTATACCATTGAGGCTGTTCAACCGACCTGAGGTGGTAGTAATCACACTGAAGTGA
- the dusB gene encoding tRNA dihydrouridine synthase DusB, with product MSATAEVRIEDLALPNPVFLAPMAGFTDKPFRMLAHECGCGFTYTEMVSSEAILYGNQKTASLFDLSGEEYPVGVQIFGSDPERMARAARVVVERGAALVDINMGCPTPKIVKNGEGSALMRDLPRAAAIIRAVSEAVPVPVTVKMRKGWAAGEMTAVELAVLAEENGAAAVAVHGRTRDQFYSGKADRGIIRLVKKAVRIPVIANGDVFTPQDAGSMMEETGCDAVMIGRGALGNPWIFRRTVHYLRTGELLPEPTAAERLRMARRHFDLAVRLKGSGVAVLQMRKQLACYLKGLPGAAKKRDRINGCKTAEEVQSLLDEYLWEFSSP from the coding sequence ATGAGCGCAACCGCTGAAGTGAGAATCGAGGATCTTGCCCTGCCCAATCCGGTATTTCTGGCGCCCATGGCCGGGTTCACCGATAAGCCCTTCCGGATGCTGGCCCACGAGTGCGGATGCGGCTTCACCTATACCGAGATGGTGAGCAGTGAGGCCATCCTCTACGGCAACCAAAAAACCGCCTCCCTCTTCGACCTGAGCGGTGAGGAGTACCCGGTTGGCGTTCAGATCTTCGGGTCAGATCCGGAAAGGATGGCCCGGGCGGCCAGAGTGGTGGTGGAGCGCGGGGCTGCCCTGGTGGATATCAACATGGGCTGCCCTACCCCCAAGATCGTCAAGAACGGGGAGGGAAGTGCCCTGATGCGGGACCTTCCCCGGGCGGCCGCCATCATCCGGGCGGTCAGCGAAGCGGTTCCCGTTCCGGTTACCGTCAAGATGCGCAAGGGATGGGCTGCCGGTGAGATGACGGCGGTGGAGCTGGCAGTGTTGGCCGAGGAGAACGGCGCCGCCGCAGTGGCCGTGCACGGGCGCACGCGCGACCAGTTTTATTCCGGGAAGGCGGATCGGGGGATCATCCGCCTGGTGAAAAAGGCGGTGCGGATCCCGGTCATCGCCAACGGGGATGTCTTTACTCCGCAGGATGCCGGGAGCATGATGGAGGAAACGGGGTGTGACGCCGTCATGATCGGGCGCGGTGCCCTGGGGAACCCCTGGATTTTTCGGCGCACGGTGCATTATTTGCGGACTGGGGAGCTTTTGCCGGAGCCGACTGCAGCGGAGCGCCTGCGGATGGCGCGCCGGCACTTCGACCTGGCGGTAAGGCTGAAGGGCTCCGGGGTGGCGGTGCTCCAGATGAGGAAGCAGCTGGCCTGCTACTTGAAGGGCCTGCCCGGCGCCGCCAAAAAGAGGGACCGGATCAATGGCTGCAAAACGGCAGAGGAAGTGCAGAGCCTGCTGGATGAGTATTTATGGGAGTTCTCCTCCCCCTGA